Within the Ignavibacteriota bacterium genome, the region GAACGATTCTTATGCTTTCCGTGATTGGGTTTACCAGTTTTCAAGCGTACGAGCACACGGAATCAGATGAGTTTTGCGGCGAAACATGTCATACAGTCATGGAGCCGGAATACACAGCATATCAATTTTCACCACACGCAAAAGTTGGATGCGTTCAATGTCATATCGGTTCCGGCGCGAGTTATTTTGTGAAGTCGAAATTGTCCGGCAGTTATCAGGTTTATTCGGTCTTGTTCGATAAATATCCGAAACCGATTCCGACACCGATTGAAAACCTTCGCCCGGCTCAGCAGACCTGCGAGCAGTGCCATTGGCCCAAACATTTCTTCAGCGAGAAACAGCATGAGAATACATATTTCCTTTCCGATGAACAGAATACGAAGTGGACATTGAATTATTTGATGAAAATTGGCGGCGGCAATGTGGAAGCAGGACCGACCTCCGGTATCCACTGGCACATGAATATCTCTCATGAAGTTACGTACGCTGCGCTCGACCGTGAACGGCTCATCATTCCATGGATTCGTTCGCGAACACCGGATGGAAAAGAGACGATTTACCGGAGTACGGAAATAACCGTCAGTGATGATTCGATTGCAAAATCGTTTCAACGAAAAATGGATTGCATCGATTGCCACAATCGTCCGACGCATATTTATCATCCGCCAGCTCGTTCAGTCAATCATATAATGGCGCTCGGATGGATTGACCCGAAAATTCCGAATGTGAAAAGTATTGCGGTGAAAGCGTTAGAACTTCCCTACACGACAAAACAAATCGGACTTGATAGCATCAAACTATACATCAATGATTATTACAAAGAAAATTATCCCGAAGTTGTCGTTTCGATGAAACCACAGATTGACAGTACGATTGTTCAGGTGCAGAAAATTTTCAGCAGAAATTACTTCCCGGAAATGAAAGTGAACTGGAAGAACTTTAACAATAATATTGGGCATCTCTACTATCCGGGGTGCTTCCGTTGTCACGACGGAAAACATGTTACACCGGAAGGAAAAGTGTTATCAAAAGATTGCAACACGTGTCATACAATTCTCGCACAAAAGTTCGAGCAGGACACATTGCGTATATCATTAGGCGGAGTGGACTACCAGCATCCTGTTGACATCGGTGATGCGTGGAAGGAAATGAATTGCTCTGACTGTCATAATAGTAATCAATAAGGAATAACAGTATGCAAGAACAACCTCAACCGACTGAACAGCCGCGGCGCAGTTTTCTCAAGTACGTCCTTACGGGCGGACTTGTCGCGTGGGCTGGTTCGGTTTTATATCCCATCTTAGCGTATCTCAAACCACCGATACAACCGGAAGTGGAAGTATCGAGTGTGAAAGCAGGAAAACTTGCCGACATACCGAAAGAGAGCGGTACGATTATCAAATTCGGGTCGAAGCCGGTTATTCTCGTTCGCTCGGCGAAAGATGAACTCCGCGCCTTCGATGCGACATGCACGCACCTCGATTGTACCGTTCAGTACAACAAAGATAAAGGAATGTTATGGTGCGCGTGTCATAACGGAACGTATGATTTGACAGGAAGGAATGTCGGCGGTCCGCCACCGCGCCCGCTTGAAGAATACCGCGTCATTACTCAAGGAGAGGAGGTACTCATTTCGAAGAAATCATGAAACAGAAACTATCAAAACTTTATTCGTGGATTGATGAACGGGTTGAACTTC harbors:
- a CDS encoding NapC/NirT family cytochrome c, giving the protein MKRIFPSSFYNLMTLIGTMVAGVSVGLIIFMIVLESVAENPNPYMGIFTFVLLPFILMIGLGMIFFGIFREHRRARLGKPHGLHLPQIDLNNPRHRTAFTWVSIGTILMLSVIGFTSFQAYEHTESDEFCGETCHTVMEPEYTAYQFSPHAKVGCVQCHIGSGASYFVKSKLSGSYQVYSVLFDKYPKPIPTPIENLRPAQQTCEQCHWPKHFFSEKQHENTYFLSDEQNTKWTLNYLMKIGGGNVEAGPTSGIHWHMNISHEVTYAALDRERLIIPWIRSRTPDGKETIYRSTEITVSDDSIAKSFQRKMDCIDCHNRPTHIYHPPARSVNHIMALGWIDPKIPNVKSIAVKALELPYTTKQIGLDSIKLYINDYYKENYPEVVVSMKPQIDSTIVQVQKIFSRNYFPEMKVNWKNFNNNIGHLYYPGCFRCHDGKHVTPEGKVLSKDCNTCHTILAQKFEQDTLRISLGGVDYQHPVDIGDAWKEMNCSDCHNSNQ
- a CDS encoding Rieske 2Fe-2S domain-containing protein, which encodes MQEQPQPTEQPRRSFLKYVLTGGLVAWAGSVLYPILAYLKPPIQPEVEVSSVKAGKLADIPKESGTIIKFGSKPVILVRSAKDELRAFDATCTHLDCTVQYNKDKGMLWCACHNGTYDLTGRNVGGPPPRPLEEYRVITQGEEVLISKKS